A segment of the Cellvibrio sp. KY-YJ-3 genome:
GTAAACCGCTGGTGCCAGAAATTGCAGTGACCTGGTCTGACCATGCGCGCGCCATGATTGAAACCGAAGCGATGGATAAAGAGCCTGGTTTTCCGGAAACCTACGGCGGCCTGGTACAGCTGTGGCATGGTTTGTTATTCGAGCAAGGTTACCACCGCGATGTGCGTTTTGAAGGCGCAACTCTGGAAGGGCTGAAGTTATTAATTACTCCCGCTATGCCTTATGTGAGCGAAGAATTTTTGCAGCGGGTAATCGCTTTTGTAAAAGCGGGGGGCGTGTGGTTGATTGCACCTGGCACTGGTACCCGCACCCGCGAACACACAGTGCATACCGACAGTGGCATGGGGCTTTTGGATGCGGTGGCTGGCGTGGAAACCCAATATGTATTTCCGCTCACAGCAACCGGCATTACCGGTACCGCTGGCGATAAAACCCTTAATTTCACCGGTTGGTGCGCTGCAGTCACGGCGGCAACTAGCGATACCAAAGTGCTGGGCACACTCAACTCACCGCTGGTTCCTGGCACTGCATTTTTAACTGAGCGCCGTTTGGGGAAAGGCAAAGTTGTGTTGCTATCGGCACATCCCACCGGCGATGAAGGCAAAGTATTTATCAAAAATTTAATTCAAGGTTATGCACAAGCATTAAATATCGCCACGCCCTTTGTCGCGACGCAGGGGACGGTTGTCTGCCCACGTGTAGACAAACAAGGCAAACATTTATGGGTGATTATTAATATGGATGGTGTAGGTGGGACAGTGAATATTCCAGCGAATACGCGTGATGCTATTACAGGGCAGATTGTTGCAACTACGCAGTTGCAATTGGGTGCCTATGAGTGGCGGGTAGTTAGTGTGTAAATTCAAAAGACAAGTGAGAAGATACAATGGAAAAAATCGCTTTTGTAATGACCTTAAAACCCGGCTTTGAAGCGGAATATAAAAAACGTCACGACGAACTGTGGCCAGACTTAGCCGTTGAATTAAAAAACGCCGGCATTTCTGATTACTCTATTTATTTGCATCCGCAATCGCTAAAGTTATTTGCAGTATTAAAACGCACAGATAATCACACGATGGATAATTTACCAGCGACGGTGGCGGTAAAAAAATGGTGGGCGTTTATGGCAGATATTATGGAAACCAATCCTGACAACAGCCCGGTAGTGGAATCGCTGGAGCAGGTGTTTCATTTTGAGTAATTTAAATCCCCCCTTTTTTCAAAGGGGGGATTCGCTTTTAATCATTTTCCACTGCACAGGCCAATAACAATAATGCGCTATTTAATTATTCTTTTTTCACTCTTTTTGTCTGGCTGTGCGGATGTTGCATCGCTAAACCAGAACCAGCAAATCGGTGCGCTCGCCCTCAAACCGCTTTATCGCGACCCTGTGTTCGATGGTGCTGCAGATCCTTCCATTATTTTTAGTACAGCTGAAAAAAAATGGTTGATGTTTTATACCAATCGTCGTGCGAATGTGCCCGGCCTAACGAACGTTAGCTGGGTACACGGTACCCCGATTGGAATTGCGGAATCTGTTGATGGAGCGAACTGGTCTTATCGCGGCACAGTCAATTTTCCTAAGGATATTCCCGGCACTAGCGACGTTGAAACTGCGACCTACTGGGCACCTGCCGTACTTGAGCATGAAGGTATTTATCACATGTACCTCACCATAGTTCCGGGTGTATTTGAGGATTGGAATCACCCGCGCACTATTGTTCACCTCACCAGCGCTGATTTAAAAAATTGGGCTTACCAAAGCACCTTGCCATTAACCAGTGACAGAGTGATTGATGCCAGTGTATTGCAATTGCCCGATGGCCGCTGGCGCTTGTGGTACAACGATGAACTAGCCGGTAAAAAAACATTTTATGCCGACAGTAAAGATCTTTATCACTGGGAAGATAAAGGTTCTGCCAATTTACCCAATGATCGCGGTGAAGCACCGCTCGCTTTTTATTGGAAAGGACATTACTGGTTGATCAATG
Coding sequences within it:
- the rhaM gene encoding L-rhamnose mutarotase; the encoded protein is MEKIAFVMTLKPGFEAEYKKRHDELWPDLAVELKNAGISDYSIYLHPQSLKLFAVLKRTDNHTMDNLPATVAVKKWWAFMADIMETNPDNSPVVESLEQVFHFE
- a CDS encoding family 43 glycosylhydrolase gives rise to the protein MRYLIILFSLFLSGCADVASLNQNQQIGALALKPLYRDPVFDGAADPSIIFSTAEKKWLMFYTNRRANVPGLTNVSWVHGTPIGIAESVDGANWSYRGTVNFPKDIPGTSDVETATYWAPAVLEHEGIYHMYLTIVPGVFEDWNHPRTIVHLTSADLKNWAYQSTLPLTSDRVIDASVLQLPDGRWRLWYNDELAGKKTFYADSKDLYHWEDKGSANLPNDRGEAPLAFYWKGHYWLINDLLGNIGLGVYKSSDALNWQRQSSNLLDIPGTGVDDQNGGHHPEVIVSGERAFLYYFVHPGVNAESVYEKEPALDVKRSSIQVVELQYVDGWLVAQRNNPTYVSLLPGSTRQ